The DNA window GATAAAATCCATCCTGGTTCGGCAGCCGAAAAAGCGGGTTTACAAAGTGGGGACAGGATCGTTAAAGTCAATGATCAGGATATAGACGTCTGGCACAGTTTTGCATCTTATGTCAGGAAGAATCCGAATATTTCTCTAAAATTAGATGTTGCGAGAGCTGGCAGTATGATCACTTTATCACTGACTCCAACTGCTAAAAAGCTTTCCGATGGGCGTGAAATAGGTTTTGCTGGTATCGAATTTAAAATCATTCCACTGGCGGATGAATACAAAACAGTTCAACAATATGGGCCATTCTATGCTTTTTATGAGGCTGGAGATAAAACCTGGCAATTGATGAAGCTGACTGTCAATATGATTGGCAAATTGATTGTTGGGGATGTAAAACTCAATAACCTCAGTGGCCCTATTTCCATAGCCAAGGGAGCCGGTGTATCGGCTGATTCTGGCTTGGTGTATTATTTGATGTTTTTGGCGTTAATCAGCGTCAATCTTGGGATCATTAACTTGTTCCCATTACCTGTACTAGATGGTGGACACTTGCTTTTCCTTGCTATCGAGAAGATCAAGGGAGGGCCGGTCTCCGAGCGTGTACAAGACTTCAGTTATCGCATTGGTGCTATATTGCTGGTGTTATTAATGGGGCTTGCACTTTTCAATGATTTCTCCCGCTTTTAAGGTGGGAGACCAGTTAGGAAAACGCATAACAACGATGGCGATGAAAAAGTTGCTCATAGCGTCGCTGCTGTTCGGCAGCGCCACTGCATACGGTTCAGACGGATTCATAGTTCGGGACATTCATTTTGAGGGTCTTCAACGTGTCACCGTTGGTGCAGCATTATTGAATATGCCTGTTCGCGTAGGTGATACAGTCAGCGACGGAGATATCAGTCGCGCGATCCACGCCTTGTTCGCGACTGGAAACTTTGAAGATGTTCGTGTCTTGCGTGATGGCAATTCACTGGTTGTTCAGGTAAAAGAACGGCCAACCATCGCCAGCATTACTTTCTCCGGTAATAAGGCGGTGAAAGATGACATGCTCAAGAAAAACCTTGAAGCCTCTCGTGTTCGTGTTGGTGAAGCTCTTGACCGCACTATGCTGTCAAATATCGAAAAGGGGCTGGAAGATTTCTACTATAGTGTTGGTAAATACAATGCCACAGTAAAAGCCGTTGTCACACCACTTCCCCGTAATCGTGTCGATCTGAAACTTGTCTTTTCCGAAGGTATTTCTGCCAAAATTCAGCAGATTAATATTGTTGGCAATAAGACCTTTGCTACCAATGAGTTGCTCGATAATTTCCAGCTCAGAGATGATGTTCCGTGGTGGAATCTGACATCTAATCAGAAATATCAAAAACAGGAGTTAGA is part of the Xenorhabdus cabanillasii genome and encodes:
- the rseP gene encoding sigma E protease regulator RseP gives rise to the protein MDILWNLAAFIVALGVLITVHEFGHFWVARRCGIYVERFSIGFGKALWRRTDKQGTEYVIALIPLGGYVKMLDERVETVAPERRHMAFNNKTIGQRAAVVSAGPIANFILAVVAYWLVFVIGVPSVRPVVLDIKPDSIAAQANILPGMELKAVDGIETPDWNSARLALVSQVGESSVEVNVAPMDSSDAIQKTLDLRHWVFDPSKQDILLSLGIMPVIPHPSSQVDKIHPGSAAEKAGLQSGDRIVKVNDQDIDVWHSFASYVRKNPNISLKLDVARAGSMITLSLTPTAKKLSDGREIGFAGIEFKIIPLADEYKTVQQYGPFYAFYEAGDKTWQLMKLTVNMIGKLIVGDVKLNNLSGPISIAKGAGVSADSGLVYYLMFLALISVNLGIINLFPLPVLDGGHLLFLAIEKIKGGPVSERVQDFSYRIGAILLVLLMGLALFNDFSRF